In Triticum aestivum cultivar Chinese Spring chromosome 5B, IWGSC CS RefSeq v2.1, whole genome shotgun sequence, the following proteins share a genomic window:
- the LOC123112154 gene encoding UDP-xylose transporter 3, whose amino-acid sequence MGFGVLTGISIGLLNESLGFNSVGFYQGKLSALVGSSFLILQRTRQKFYFAEAAWKTTSKNVNYEDGERLHIVVTKSW is encoded by the exons ATGGGATTTGGAGTGCTCACTGGCATCTCAATTGGGCTTCTCAATGAGAGTCTAGGTTTCAACTCTGTTGGTTTCTATCAG GGCAAGTTGAGTGCATTGGTTGGATCTAGCTTCTTGATATTGCAGAGGACTCGTCAAAAG TTTTATTTTGCAGAAGCAGCATGGAAGACAACAAGCAAAAATGTTAATTATGAGGACGGCGAAAGACTACATATCGTAGTTACCAAAAGTTGGTGA